In Constrictibacter sp. MBR-5, a single genomic region encodes these proteins:
- a CDS encoding GNAT family N-acetyltransferase, with protein sequence MTSAGSGIVTVRPAELADAGAIGRVQSESWRSTYPGLVPDHVLLRMTPERQGAMWRRYLGDARRPMGSVFVAEASDGGVVGFGSCGPEQTRRMAAHDGEVYTLYVGDAARGQGVGQRLLHAMFARLSRDGHKAAAIWVLDGNPARFFYEAMGGTLIAQRHSREWGTAIAERAYGWYGLDRFA encoded by the coding sequence ATGACATCGGCCGGGTCCGGCATCGTGACGGTGAGACCGGCCGAACTGGCCGATGCCGGCGCCATCGGACGCGTCCAGTCGGAAAGCTGGCGGTCGACCTATCCCGGCCTCGTCCCGGATCACGTCCTCCTGCGGATGACCCCGGAGCGTCAGGGGGCGATGTGGCGCCGCTACCTCGGCGATGCGCGCCGGCCGATGGGTTCGGTCTTCGTCGCCGAGGCGAGCGACGGCGGCGTGGTCGGCTTCGGCAGTTGCGGCCCGGAACAGACCCGCCGGATGGCGGCCCACGACGGCGAGGTGTACACCCTCTATGTCGGCGACGCCGCGCGCGGACAGGGTGTCGGGCAGCGGCTGCTGCACGCCATGTTCGCGCGCCTGTCGCGCGACGGGCACAAGGCGGCGGCGATCTGGGTGCTGGACGGAAATCCGGCGCGCTTCTTCTACGAGGCGATGGGCGGCACCCTGATCGCCCAGCGCCACAGCCGCGAATGGGGCACCGCGATCGCCGAACGCGCCTACGGCTGGTACGGGCTGGACCGCTTCGCATGA
- the guaA gene encoding glutamine-hydrolyzing GMP synthase: protein MSDRILILDFGSQVTQLIARRVRESGVYCEIVPFNRIDEAGLRAFDPRGIILSGGPASVTKLDTPRAPDAVFRLGLPVLGICYGEQTMVAQLGGEVQGGHHREFGRAFVDVIDDCALFEGVWPKGAREQVWMSHGDRVISLPEGFRVVGTSNGAPFAAIADDARRFYGVQFHPEVMHTPHGAQLLRNFTHAIAGCRGDWTMAAFKEHAIERVRAQVGKGRVICGLSGGVDSSVVAVLLHEAIGDQLTCVFVDTGLMRAGEADEVVALFREHYNIPLVHADVGDLFLGKLAGISDPEKKRKTIGATFIDVFEAEAKKIGGADFLAQGTLYPDVIESVSFIGGPSVTIKSHHNVGGLPERMNMKLVEPLRELFKDEVRALGRELGLPDSFVGRHPFPGPGLAIRIPGEITPDKLEILRQADTIYLEEIRNAGLYDAIWQAFAVLLPVRTVGVMGDERSYDFACALRAVTSTDGMTADYYPFDHAFLGRTATRIINEVRGINRVTYDITSKPPGTIEWE, encoded by the coding sequence ATGAGCGACCGCATCCTGATCCTCGACTTCGGCTCCCAGGTCACCCAGCTCATCGCCCGGCGCGTGCGCGAGTCCGGCGTCTATTGCGAGATCGTGCCGTTCAACCGGATCGACGAGGCGGGGCTGCGCGCGTTCGACCCGCGCGGCATCATCCTCTCCGGCGGGCCGGCCTCGGTCACCAAGCTGGACACGCCGCGCGCCCCCGACGCAGTGTTCCGGCTCGGCCTGCCCGTCCTCGGCATCTGCTATGGCGAGCAGACGATGGTGGCGCAGCTGGGCGGCGAGGTGCAGGGCGGCCATCACCGCGAATTCGGCCGCGCCTTCGTCGACGTGATCGACGACTGCGCCCTGTTCGAGGGCGTCTGGCCGAAGGGCGCCCGCGAGCAGGTCTGGATGAGCCACGGCGACCGCGTCATCAGCCTGCCCGAGGGCTTCCGCGTCGTGGGCACCAGCAACGGGGCGCCCTTCGCCGCCATCGCCGACGACGCCCGCCGCTTCTATGGGGTCCAGTTCCACCCCGAGGTGATGCACACGCCGCACGGCGCGCAGCTGCTGCGCAACTTCACCCACGCCATCGCCGGATGCCGCGGCGACTGGACCATGGCCGCGTTCAAGGAACACGCGATCGAGCGGGTGCGCGCGCAGGTGGGCAAGGGCCGCGTGATCTGCGGCCTGTCGGGTGGCGTCGACAGTTCCGTCGTCGCGGTCCTGCTGCACGAGGCGATCGGCGACCAGCTCACCTGCGTCTTCGTCGACACCGGCCTGATGCGCGCCGGCGAGGCCGACGAGGTCGTCGCCCTCTTCCGCGAGCACTACAACATCCCGCTCGTCCACGCGGACGTCGGCGACCTCTTCCTCGGCAAGCTCGCCGGCATCTCCGACCCCGAGAAGAAGCGCAAGACGATCGGCGCCACCTTCATCGACGTCTTCGAGGCCGAGGCGAAGAAAATCGGCGGCGCCGACTTCCTGGCCCAGGGCACGCTCTATCCCGACGTGATCGAATCCGTCTCGTTCATCGGCGGCCCCAGCGTCACGATCAAGTCGCACCACAATGTCGGCGGCCTGCCCGAGCGCATGAACATGAAGCTGGTCGAGCCGCTGCGCGAACTCTTCAAGGACGAGGTGCGCGCCCTCGGCCGCGAACTGGGCCTGCCGGACAGTTTCGTCGGCCGCCACCCCTTCCCCGGCCCCGGCCTCGCCATCCGCATCCCCGGCGAGATTACCCCGGACAAGCTGGAGATCCTGCGCCAGGCCGACACGATCTACCTGGAGGAGATCCGCAACGCCGGCCTCTACGACGCCATCTGGCAGGCCTTCGCGGTGCTGCTGCCGGTGCGCACCGTCGGCGTGATGGGCGACGAACGCTCCTACGACTTCGCCTGCGCGCTGCGCGCCGTCACCTCGACCGACGGCATGACCGCCGACTACTACCCCTTCGACCACGCCTTCCTCGGTCGCACCGCCACCCGCATCATCAACGAGGTCCGCGGCATCAACCGCGTGACCTACGACATCACCAGCAAGCCCCCGGGCACGATCGAGTGGGAGTGA
- a CDS encoding sulfotransferase domain-containing protein gives MMRAAPRENVWLASYPKSGNTWMRIALGALRDGEAAFDLARMTNNIGIFLAMRHRLDMALDIDSSDLSAEEVHLLRPKIYGLIDTQGRQTTIWKIHDCWMRTADGEALFPSDVTAATIYLVRDPRDVAASFAHHFEVDIDRAIDLMADPAYRVAAKANSAHFHLPQHYSTWRNHVLSWLDDSGHDPLTIRYEDMVADLASTLKRVCATLGWSSSDAAIEAAVAATRFDRLRAEESAGKFPESLRGDRPFFRRGIAGGWRDTLTPAQATRIERDHGDVMARLGYL, from the coding sequence ATGATGCGCGCCGCGCCGCGAGAAAATGTGTGGCTGGCGTCCTATCCCAAATCTGGCAACACCTGGATGCGGATCGCGCTCGGCGCGCTGCGCGACGGCGAGGCCGCTTTCGACCTCGCCCGCATGACGAACAACATCGGCATATTCCTGGCGATGCGCCATCGCCTCGACATGGCGCTCGACATCGATTCATCCGACCTGTCGGCAGAGGAGGTGCATCTCCTTCGCCCGAAGATCTATGGCTTGATCGATACCCAGGGGCGCCAGACGACCATCTGGAAGATTCACGACTGCTGGATGCGCACGGCAGACGGCGAGGCGCTGTTTCCTTCGGATGTCACCGCAGCCACCATCTATCTGGTGCGCGATCCGCGCGACGTAGCGGCATCGTTCGCGCATCATTTCGAAGTGGATATCGACCGGGCGATCGACCTGATGGCCGACCCCGCCTATCGCGTCGCCGCCAAGGCCAATTCCGCTCACTTCCACTTGCCGCAGCATTATTCGACCTGGCGCAATCATGTATTGAGCTGGCTCGACGACTCCGGCCACGACCCGTTGACGATCCGCTACGAGGACATGGTCGCCGACCTGGCCTCGACCTTGAAACGGGTCTGCGCGACGCTCGGCTGGTCCAGCAGCGACGCAGCGATCGAGGCGGCGGTTGCGGCGACGCGGTTCGACCGGTTGCGCGCCGAGGAATCGGCCGGGAAGTTCCCCGAAAGCCTGCGCGGCGATCGGCCCTTTTTCCGCCGCGGGATTGCAGGCGGCTGGCGGGACACCCTCACCCCCGCCCAAGCCACACGCATCGAGCGCGACCATGGCGACGTGATGGCACGGCTCGGCTATCTCTAG